TATTCCCGGGATCCTTTGATCCGTTCACAATCGGACACGAAGAAATCGTGAAACGTGGATTAAAAATGTTTGATAAAATCGTTATTGCCGTGGGAATTAATGCGGTTAAAAAAGAGTTCTTGGACGTGGATACCCGGATTGCCATTATTCGTAAAGTTTTCGAAGATGTAGATAATGTCATTGTCATGAGTTATTCCGGTTTGACTGTAGATTTTTGCGAGCAAATGGGCGCTAATTTCATTATTCGTGGTTTACGTACTGCCGCTGACTTCGAGTACGAACGTGCTGTCGGTCAGGCAAACAAAGCGATGGATTCTTCCGTGGAAACTGTTTTCCTTTTAACTTCTCCCGAACATACTTTTATCAGTTCGACCATCGTGCGCGATATATTCATGAATGGAGGGAATGCCAATAAATTTTTACCAACAAACGTAACAATAGAAGATTTACGTCAATAAAAGAGAGAATTTGAAACATTTTAGTGTGTTTTTCCATATATATATGAAGAGTATTAATAGATATTAGTACTGGGAAATTGTTTTATCTTTTGGAGAATAAGAATGTAGTAGTCAAGTGGTGTGAAATATAAATAAACGATCAATTAATGATGTTCAGAGATTACTTTCTTATCGTTAAGACAAATTTCAAACGTATTAATAATTAGCCATTAAAAAAATAGCATCTTTTACAAGTGTCAAAAAATAATGTAAATTTGTATTTCAATAATTGATCGTTTGTTGAGGGTATATATTATTAAAAATGAAGTTTACATAAATGAAGTTAGGGGTGTAATGGATGGACGAGTTAGATAAAATATTGCAACTCTTGAAAAAAGGAGATCGACGAGGGTTAGAACTATTGTTCCACCATTTTTATAAGCCATTGGTATTTTATGCCATGAATTTTCTTGCGCAACAAGAGGAGGCTGAGGATGCCGTACAAGAAGTTTTTATTAAGTTTTGGGAGGGAAAGCGTTT
The window above is part of the Butyricimonas paravirosa genome. Proteins encoded here:
- the coaD gene encoding pantetheine-phosphate adenylyltransferase, which codes for MERIAIFPGSFDPFTIGHEEIVKRGLKMFDKIVIAVGINAVKKEFLDVDTRIAIIRKVFEDVDNVIVMSYSGLTVDFCEQMGANFIIRGLRTAADFEYERAVGQANKAMDSSVETVFLLTSPEHTFISSTIVRDIFMNGGNANKFLPTNVTIEDLRQ